A window of the Butyricimonas faecalis genome harbors these coding sequences:
- a CDS encoding cation:proton antiporter domain-containing protein: MKKVFLFSIFLLCGLFFSQILPSTLGSTYGTFASISKWLLFICLAFIMINVGREFELDKAKWRSYTKDYFIAMATAAVPWLLIACYYIFFLDTGLSWENNLLISRFAAPTSAGILFTMLAAAGLKKEWIYKKTQVLAIFDDLDTILLMIPLQILMIGFKWQLFVIIGVVCVLLIFGWKRLNSLNLSQSWRAILLYSVCIVAAFESVYLISKALMGQDGAIHIEVLLPAFVLGMVMKTVHNHSREEERASSFISYLFMFLVGLSTPIFIGLETGGDMPGWGILIFHVIVVTILSNLGKMFPLFFYRDRKIQERLALSIGMFTRGEVGAGIIVIAMGYQLGGPALIISILSLVLNLVLTGFFVIAVKRISQSVYGVKE; encoded by the coding sequence ATGAAGAAAGTTTTTTTATTTTCTATTTTCTTACTTTGCGGCTTATTTTTTTCTCAAATACTTCCCTCAACCTTAGGAAGTACGTATGGAACGTTTGCATCGATAAGTAAATGGTTACTTTTTATTTGTCTTGCTTTTATCATGATCAACGTGGGGAGGGAATTCGAGTTGGATAAGGCAAAATGGCGTTCGTACACGAAAGACTATTTTATTGCTATGGCAACGGCGGCTGTACCTTGGCTTCTGATAGCTTGTTATTATATCTTTTTCTTGGACACGGGATTGTCGTGGGAGAATAATTTACTGATCAGCCGGTTTGCCGCTCCCACCTCAGCGGGAATTCTCTTTACGATGCTTGCTGCTGCCGGGTTGAAAAAGGAGTGGATCTACAAGAAAACACAAGTGCTGGCTATATTTGATGACCTGGATACTATCTTGTTGATGATTCCGTTACAAATATTGATGATCGGTTTCAAATGGCAATTGTTTGTTATTATCGGGGTGGTTTGTGTCCTTTTAATATTCGGATGGAAACGGTTGAATTCATTGAACTTGTCACAATCCTGGAGGGCTATTCTGCTCTATTCCGTGTGTATAGTGGCTGCATTCGAGAGCGTGTATCTGATTTCAAAAGCATTGATGGGACAAGACGGGGCGATTCATATCGAGGTACTGTTACCGGCATTCGTCTTGGGAATGGTAATGAAAACCGTACACAATCACTCGCGGGAAGAAGAAAGAGCTTCTAGTTTTATTTCATACCTGTTTATGTTTTTGGTCGGGTTGAGTACGCCTATTTTTATCGGTTTGGAAACTGGGGGAGACATGCCCGGATGGGGAATTCTGATTTTTCATGTAATCGTTGTAACGATTCTTTCAAACCTGGGGAAAATGTTCCCGTTATTCTTCTATCGAGACCGGAAAATTCAAGAGCGTTTGGCACTTTCGATCGGTATGTTCACGAGAGGAGAGGTCGGTGCTGGAATTATCGTGATCGCCATGGGATACCAGTTAGGAGGTCCCGCGTTGATTATCTCTATTCTAAGTTTGGTACTTAACCTCGTTTTAACTGGCTTCTTCGTGATCGCCGTGAAACGTATATCCCAAAGTGTGTACGGGGTGAAAGAATAA